From one Haloplasma contractile SSD-17B genomic stretch:
- the rnmV gene encoding ribonuclease M5, with amino-acid sequence MEIKEIVVVEGKEDTRRLKEIFKKIETIETRGSAINERTLQLIKEARDKRGVIIFTDPDYPGKRVRRIINEYVPGCINAYIEKNKAISKDKKKVGIEHCTEIDIKNALSCINYIPEQTTHNIYYKDLIGLKLIGHKDSKVLRDYISKRLSLGHNNAKQFLKKCHLFGINYNQLEQLIIEFNQENGRDILE; translated from the coding sequence ATGGAGATAAAAGAAATCGTTGTAGTAGAAGGTAAAGAGGATACAAGACGTCTAAAAGAAATATTTAAAAAAATAGAAACAATTGAAACAAGAGGTAGTGCAATCAATGAACGCACACTTCAGTTGATAAAAGAAGCTAGGGATAAAAGGGGTGTCATCATATTTACAGATCCTGACTACCCAGGGAAACGAGTTAGAAGGATTATTAATGAATACGTACCTGGCTGTATTAATGCTTATATAGAAAAAAACAAAGCAATATCAAAGGATAAGAAAAAAGTAGGAATAGAACACTGTACTGAAATTGATATAAAAAACGCCCTTTCGTGCATAAACTATATTCCGGAACAAACTACACATAATATATATTATAAAGATTTAATAGGCTTAAAATTAATCGGACATAAAGATAGTAAAGTGTTAAGAGATTATATTAGTAAGAGGCTTTCTCTCGGACATAACAACGCGAAACAATTTTTAAAAAAATGTCATCTATTTGGAATTAACTATAATCAGTTAGAACAATTAATCATTGAATTTAATCAAGAGAATGGTCGTGATATCCTTGAATAA
- a CDS encoding M20 metallopeptidase family protein encodes MEQLLNKISKELVSIRRDLHQIPEIGFKEIKTSHYIKKYLEALGYETEQVAKTGIIAVKKGTEESSIAFRADMDALEVTEQTGVDFESNHKGVMHACGHDGHMTILLGFANYLSTLEHVKSNIVLIFQPAEEGPGGAKVIVEEGVLLKYNVKHVFGLHLFPGIEEGIMGLTAGPMMAQSGEVDIKIEAKSSHGAMPQKGIDALVVAANLIQSYQSIVSRNISPLDTAVVTLGKLYGGEARNIIAKELNLEGTIRAFDLNVYKRIKDRMKSINEGLERMYGVNIDLTVRDLYPPVLNDQKLYEHAKKVIPKKGRVDIDPMMLSEDFSYYQEAVPGLFMFLGTKNESKGYTHPLHSCYFNFDEGVLIKGVEAYINICKGFDLF; translated from the coding sequence ATGGAACAACTATTAAATAAAATTAGTAAGGAATTAGTTAGTATACGAAGAGATTTACATCAAATTCCAGAGATTGGTTTTAAGGAGATTAAAACATCACACTATATAAAAAAATACTTGGAAGCACTCGGTTATGAAACGGAACAGGTTGCTAAAACAGGAATTATAGCTGTGAAAAAAGGGACAGAAGAATCATCTATAGCGTTTAGAGCTGATATGGATGCATTAGAAGTTACGGAACAAACTGGTGTTGATTTTGAATCGAATCATAAAGGTGTTATGCACGCTTGTGGTCACGATGGACATATGACCATTTTATTGGGTTTTGCAAACTATCTTTCTACACTTGAACATGTGAAAAGTAACATTGTACTTATTTTCCAACCGGCTGAAGAAGGACCCGGGGGTGCAAAGGTAATCGTAGAAGAAGGCGTTCTTTTAAAATACAATGTTAAACATGTATTCGGACTACACCTATTTCCTGGTATAGAAGAGGGAATTATGGGATTAACAGCTGGTCCGATGATGGCACAGAGTGGTGAAGTTGACATTAAAATTGAAGCAAAAAGTAGTCATGGAGCGATGCCACAAAAAGGGATAGATGCACTTGTTGTGGCAGCGAATCTGATACAGTCATATCAAAGTATTGTAAGTCGTAATATTAGCCCATTAGATACCGCTGTTGTAACCCTAGGTAAACTATACGGTGGTGAAGCAAGAAATATAATTGCTAAAGAGTTAAACTTAGAAGGTACAATCAGAGCGTTTGATCTCAATGTCTATAAGAGAATTAAGGATCGAATGAAGTCTATAAATGAAGGCCTTGAAAGGATGTATGGTGTTAATATAGACTTAACTGTAAGAGATCTATACCCACCAGTATTAAATGATCAAAAGCTATATGAACATGCAAAGAAAGTAATACCAAAAAAAGGCCGAGTAGATATCGATCCAATGATGTTATCTGAAGATTTTTCATATTACCAAGAGGCTGTACCTGGCTTATTTATGTTTCTAGGAACTAAAAATGAGTCAAAAGGATATACACATCCGCTACATAGTTGTTATTTTAATTTCGACGAAGGCGTACTAATTAAAGGTGTAGAGGCTTATATCAATATATGTAAAGGGTTCGATTTATTCTAA
- a CDS encoding EamA family transporter, whose amino-acid sequence MIYLLFAILVSTAIPIVFKIAHHSKLSEKVLITLNYFFGAFASLFYFILNFKGNIDIRSLLICILFGLITGVVYFLALIFYHKSIVSSGASKSALFMKLSMLIPIILSIIVFNDPITLLLIFGIILAIISIVIINGGFNQLKGLTISLMLLFTFGGLADFCNKIFEQYVSNDYLGLFLFFVFFSAFIASAVKFRRQFIKHFHKKDILFGLFLGVPNSLSSFFIIHSLRVLPASVTFVTLNIATILLVTLISVLFFEETLKKRDIIAFIISIVAIYFMINSELKLLELFVL is encoded by the coding sequence GTGATTTATTTATTATTCGCAATACTCGTTTCAACCGCAATTCCAATTGTTTTTAAGATTGCTCACCATTCAAAACTTAGTGAAAAAGTTCTAATTACACTGAACTATTTTTTCGGCGCTTTCGCTAGTTTATTCTATTTTATCCTTAACTTTAAAGGGAACATTGACATACGTTCATTGCTTATTTGCATATTATTCGGTTTAATTACAGGAGTTGTGTACTTCCTTGCCCTAATTTTCTATCATAAGTCGATTGTGTCATCGGGAGCTAGTAAATCTGCCTTATTCATGAAGCTTAGTATGTTAATTCCTATTATTCTTTCCATTATTGTATTTAATGATCCCATTACATTGTTACTGATTTTTGGGATTATACTAGCCATTATATCAATTGTTATCATTAATGGTGGATTTAATCAACTTAAAGGATTAACTATTTCATTGATGTTATTGTTCACCTTTGGTGGCTTAGCGGACTTTTGCAATAAAATATTTGAACAATATGTTTCTAATGATTATCTAGGACTCTTTTTGTTTTTTGTTTTCTTTTCTGCCTTTATTGCTAGTGCTGTTAAATTTCGTAGACAGTTCATTAAACACTTTCACAAAAAAGATATATTATTTGGTTTATTCTTAGGAGTTCCAAATAGTTTGTCCTCATTCTTTATTATTCACTCACTAAGAGTACTACCTGCTTCTGTTACCTTTGTAACTTTGAACATTGCAACTATACTTTTGGTTACTTTAATTAGTGTATTATTTTTTGAAGAAACGTTAAAGAAGCGTGATATAATTGCTTTTATAATCAGTATTGTAGCCATTTACTTCATGATTAATTCAGAACTCAAACTTTTAGAGCTATTTGTTTTATAA